One window of Trifolium pratense cultivar HEN17-A07 linkage group LG5, ARS_RC_1.1, whole genome shotgun sequence genomic DNA carries:
- the LOC123883363 gene encoding IAA-amino acid hydrolase ILR1-like 4 isoform X1: MIYCHQQIILHTPTPKQIMSSSFKFKCFQHFFTIIFILNVFAATTILSSTTDDSSFNKFLDTAKSPEIFDWMINIRRKIHENPELGYEEYETSELIRSELDKMGIPYKHPVAITGVIGFIGTGFSPFVALRADMDALPMQEMVEWEHKSKVAGKMHACGHDAHVTMLLGAAKILKQHEKEIQGTVVLVFQPAEEGGGGGAKKILDSGVLENATAIFGLHIAPVLPIGEVTSRSGPIMAGSGRFEAKISGKGGHAALPQHSIDPILAASNVIINLQQLVSREADPLDSQVVTIAKFQGGSAFNVIPDNVIIGGTFRAFSKQSFNQLRQRIEQVIIRQAAVHRCNATVDFLDEVKPAYPPTVNNGDLHKHFVNVAVNMLGINKVSVMTPTMGAEDFSFYQEVIPGYLFFLGMKNAKHERFVPSLHSPYLKINEDGMPYGAALHASLAANYLLKYQQDIVLGVERKYLDEL, encoded by the exons ATGATTTATTGTCATCAACAGATAATTCTTCACACTCCCACACCAAAACAAATCATGTCTTCTTCCTTCAAATTCAAATGCTTCCAACATTTTTTCAccatcatattcatattaaatgTATTTGCTGCAACAACCATTTTGTCATCAACAACAGATGATTCTTCATTCAACAAGTTTCTTGACACTGCCAAGAGTCCTGAGATTTTTGATTGGATGATCAATATCAGAAGGAAAATTCATGAGAATCCTGAATTAGGTTATGAAGAATATGAAACAAGTGAACTGATAAGATCAGAATTGGATAAAATGGGCATACCTTATAAACATCCAGTTGCAATCACTGGTGTCATTGGTTTCATAGGAACTGGATTCTCTCCTTTTGTTGCTTTAAGAGCTGATATGGATGCTCTTCCTATGCAG GAAATGGTGGAGTGGGAGCACAAGAGTAAAGTAGCTGGAAAGATGCACGCGTGTGGTCATGATGCTCATGTTACCATGTTACTTGGTGCTGCAAAGATTCTTAAACAGCATGAAAAAGAAATACAG GGAACTGTTGTTCTTGTTTTCCAACCAGCGGAGGAAGGAGGTGGCGGAGGGGCTAAGAAAATTTTAGATTCTGGAGTATTAGAAAATGCTACTGCTATCTTTGGATTGCATATTGCTCCTGTGTTACCAATAGGTGAAGTGACCTCTAGGTCTGGTCCAATAATGGCAGGAAGTGGCCGCTTTGAAGCAAAAATAAGCGGAAAAGGAGGTCATGCAGCACTTCCTCAACACTCTATCGATCCTATATTGGCAGCTTCTAATGTGATTATTAACTTACAACAACTTGTTTCTCGCGAGGCCGATCCACTAGACTCCCAG GTTGTGACGATTGCCAAGTTCCAAGGAGGTAGTGCATTCAATGTTATTCCGGATAATGTCATAATTGGTGGAACTTTCCGAGCCTTTTCTAAACAAAGCTTTAACCAACTGCGACAGCGGATTGAGCAG GTTATCATCAGACAAGCTGCTGTGCATAGATGCAATGCAACTGTGGACTTCCTTGATGAAGTAAAACCTGCCTATCCTCCAACTGTAAACAACGGCGACTTGCACAAACATTTTGTGAATGTTGCAGTAAATATGCTTGGTATCAATAAAGTTAGTGTCATGACACCAACCATGGGAGCTGAAGATTTTTCATTCTATCAAGAGGTCATACCTGGTTACCTGTTCTTCCTTGGAATGAAGAATGCCAAACATGAACGGTTTGTGCCATCATTACACTCACCATATCTCAAAATCAACGAAGATGGTATGCCTTATGGAGCTGCACTTCATGCATCATTAGCAGCTAATTATCTTCTTAAATATCAGCAGGATATTGTACTTGgtgttgagagaaaatatcttGATGAATTATAA